One genomic segment of Mesoterricola silvestris includes these proteins:
- a CDS encoding glycoside hydrolase 5 family protein, with the protein MRRLLLALALPCAAAGLELKDGWYHLDGHRFLVNALGYESGARPGEAPYETRGRDLDQVRRDLELIKAAGFNAIRTWSQMSEPELKVVQASGLKIVFGIWLKPDEDFADPAVAARDLELIRSTLAYTRAYDCVITYLIMNEPMPEHIRKVGAAATRDLWARATALIHELHPGVPVTISGNAAITEWVDMGLFDVRGRNAYDYRDSANFTHGFAEAQRMLAGTDGKPALLTEFGRSVSRKGEGLYGGNTLGQQAEAMTRYYRDFLDAGGTGLCPFYYADGWWKAGNPAVHDDEAEEWFGMLGFGSLKDAAGHPRPAWYALAQYNLALVASPRNHAFYRETVPLEAHCQPAVKRIRVVFRDRVLLEAVPDARGRATGEVRFPGEGLTDRELVVEALDAAGRVLKWETLVVLTGKDPVEWPRLELATGVDGLRGAREVPVTFRLGPTGPFKVDGGLRYAFSPHKGWEPGETRTRPIAPGAPVADAYRPPAGCAVLSVFGGVDVRFGKFVKTLTARRFLYDGPWADPLRVRE; encoded by the coding sequence ATGCGAAGGCTCCTGCTTGCCCTGGCCCTGCCCTGCGCCGCGGCCGGACTGGAACTGAAGGACGGCTGGTACCACCTGGACGGCCACCGCTTCCTGGTGAACGCCCTGGGCTACGAGAGCGGGGCCCGCCCCGGGGAGGCCCCCTACGAGACCCGCGGAAGGGACCTGGACCAGGTGCGCCGGGACCTGGAGCTCATCAAGGCCGCGGGCTTCAACGCCATCCGCACCTGGTCCCAGATGTCGGAACCCGAGCTGAAAGTGGTGCAGGCCTCCGGCCTCAAGATCGTGTTCGGCATCTGGCTCAAGCCCGACGAGGACTTCGCCGACCCCGCCGTGGCGGCCCGGGACCTGGAGCTCATCCGCTCCACCCTGGCCTACACCCGCGCCTACGACTGCGTGATCACGTACCTCATCATGAACGAGCCCATGCCCGAGCACATCCGCAAGGTGGGCGCCGCGGCCACCCGGGACCTGTGGGCCCGCGCCACGGCGCTCATCCACGAGCTGCACCCCGGGGTGCCCGTGACGATCTCGGGCAATGCCGCCATCACCGAATGGGTGGACATGGGGCTCTTCGACGTGCGGGGGCGCAACGCCTACGACTACCGGGACAGCGCCAACTTCACCCACGGCTTCGCCGAGGCCCAGCGCATGCTCGCGGGCACCGACGGCAAGCCCGCCCTCCTGACGGAATTCGGCCGCTCCGTGTCCCGCAAGGGCGAGGGCCTCTACGGCGGCAACACCCTGGGCCAGCAGGCCGAGGCCATGACCCGGTACTACCGGGATTTCCTGGACGCCGGCGGCACGGGCCTGTGCCCCTTCTACTACGCGGACGGCTGGTGGAAGGCCGGCAATCCCGCCGTGCACGACGACGAGGCGGAGGAATGGTTCGGCATGCTGGGCTTCGGCTCCCTCAAGGACGCCGCCGGCCACCCCCGCCCCGCCTGGTACGCCCTGGCCCAGTACAACCTGGCCCTGGTGGCCTCCCCCCGGAACCACGCCTTCTACCGGGAGACCGTGCCCCTGGAGGCCCACTGCCAGCCCGCGGTGAAGCGAATCCGGGTGGTGTTCCGGGACCGGGTCCTGCTGGAGGCCGTGCCCGACGCCCGGGGCCGCGCCACGGGGGAGGTGCGCTTCCCCGGGGAGGGCCTCACGGACCGGGAGCTGGTGGTGGAGGCCCTGGACGCCGCGGGCCGGGTCCTCAAGTGGGAGACCCTCGTGGTGCTCACCGGCAAGGATCCCGTGGAATGGCCCCGCCTGGAGCTCGCCACCGGCGTGGACGGCCTCCGGGGCGCCCGGGAGGTGCCCGTCACCTTCCGCCTGGGCCCCACCGGCCCCTTCAAGGTGGACGGCGGCCTGCGCTACGCCTTCTCCCCCCACAAGGGCTGGGAGCCCGGGGAGACCCGCACCCGCCCCATCGCCCCCGGCGCCCCCGTGGCCGACGCGTACCGGCCCCCCGCGGGCTGCGCCGTCCTGTCCGTCTTCGGCGGCGTGGATGTGCGCTTCGGCAAGTTCGTGAAGACCCTCACCGCCCGCAGGTTCCTGTACGACGGGCCCTGGGCCGACCCGCTGCGGGTCCGGGAATGA